One Rosa chinensis cultivar Old Blush chromosome 5, RchiOBHm-V2, whole genome shotgun sequence genomic region harbors:
- the LOC112168015 gene encoding PRA1 family protein G2, translating to MSQSQSQSQPQPQPQAATATYTSIPVTIPAADVISRSIQNLLGAISRHRPWPEFGSSLSRPDSYSSALTRLRFNSRHFRTNYILLIGVCGFLSLIGSPGWLLATAAVVGLWLVIYFFREDPLVVLGRHFSDWAVFVGLVLVSLAVVWLSSGLGNVVLGLGIGLLVCGLHGLVRDTEGLFLNENEAASAGLIGPTYTPV from the coding sequence ATGTCGCAGTCGCAGTCGCAGTCGCAGCCGCAGCCGCAGCCGCAAGCCGCCACTGCGACCTACACGAGCATCCCCGTCACCATTCCCGCCGCTGACGTCATCTCCCGATCCATCCAGAACCTTCTTGGCGCCATCTCCCGCCACCGCCCCTGGCCCGAGTTCGGATCCTCTCTAAGTCGACCCGACTCCTACTCCTCCGCCCTGACCCGACTCCGCTTCAACTCCCGCCACTTCCGCACCAACTACATTCTCCTCATCGGGGTCTGCGGCTTCCTCTCCCTCATCGGAAGCCCCGGCTGGCTTCTCGCGACGGCCGCCGTCGTCGGGCTGTGGCTGGTGATCTACTTCTTCAGGGAGGACCCACTCGTGGTGTTGGGCCGCCACTTTAGTGATTGGGCTGTGTTTGTGGGCCTGGTGCTGGTTTCTCTTGCGGTTGTGTGGTTGAGCAGTGGGCTTGGGAATGTGGTGTTGGGCCTTGGAATTGGGCTGCTCGTTTGTGGGCTTCACGGGCTGGTTCGGGATACCGAAGGCTTGTTTCTCAACGAGAATGAAGCCGCCTCGGCCGGGTTGATCGGGCCCACCTATACACCCGTCTGA
- the LOC112202359 gene encoding uncharacterized protein LOC112202359, translated as MNEEQASKSPPQLDTMVSNGLTIKISSNTSTTKTTTGKDSSLPSPNIQSSPICSPSLVSPPSSAFVSALQSPYISPRVLSPKPQDSPTHQQPSPPISYTHSDDIPSSSYTPPSDQYEYSDNDPMKLKFDSSAPPRISFSFPVPRISFAKGGSVSPARNSNAKLRSCDVYIGFHGQNPNLVRFCKWLKSELELQGIACFVADRAKYSDTQSQEIADRVICSVTYGVVVVTSSSFLNHLSLEEVRFFAQKKNLFPVFFDTGPGEIMGLLNYNSIDKERKEGIDGLMKCIEFKLEANEGNWRTIVSKAAGVLRAKLGRKSVSLTELEAVDELPFPRNRFFVGREKEMMEIETALFGSCGDYLEQECSVVKGEASGQSEGLADEESEVVTTRGRYINLEMGKCKEPNLEAWIEPIVGRNSFKRSKHKKSKSGNCKSLGSSVICINGVPGIGKTELALEFAYRYSQRYRMVLWIGGEARYFRQNILNLSQNLGLDVSADPEKDRGRIRNFEEQEFEAFKRVKRELFRDMPYLIVIDNLETEREWWEGKDLHDLIPRNTGGSHVIITSRLSKVMNFDAMQLPPLPVSDAMVLIRGRKKKEYPSEELEFLMKFDEKLGRLSFGLWLVGSLLSELAIAPSALFEAINQVQLDEGSPCPFLSITEEQYCKNNPFLMKVLSFCFAVLQESRGKTNLLASRMLLVGAWFAPTPISLTLLTTAAKNMPATKSRLRKWSNCMSITFGCFTPQTWKNTEEDSALLLVKLGLARAAKKPFGNWIQFHPITQVYTKRKEGLVAAKATVQGIRKIGNPLVNLDHLWATAFLVFGFKSEPPLVQLKAIDMVLYIKKTALPLAIRAFTTFSRCNSALELLKVCTNVLEEVEKSFVSQIQDWCHGSLCWKSKLQSNQRVDEYVWQDVTLLKATLLETRAKLLLRGGHFDSGEELCRTCISIRTVMLGHNHTQTLAAQETLAKLVRMRSKI; from the coding sequence ATGAATGAAGAACAAGCATCAAAATCTCCTCCTCAACTAGACACCATGGTCTCCAATGGCCTCACCATCAAAATCTCCTCAAACACTTCCACCACCAAAACAACAACAGGTAAAGACAGTTCCTTGCCTTCTCCAAATATTCAATCCTCACCTATTTGCTCTCCTTCTCTAGTCTCTCCACCTTCCTCAGCATTTGTCTCAGCTCTTCAGTCCCCATATATTTCTCCAAGAGTCTTAAGCCCAAAACCCCAAGATAGCCCAACTCACCAACAACCCTCACCACCCATCTCCTACACTCACTCAGATGACATCCCAAGCAGTTCATACACACCCCCATCAGACCAGTATGAGTATTCAGATAATGACCCAATGAAGCTCAAGTTTGATTCTTCAGCCCCTCCTAGAATTTCGTTTTCCTTTCCGGTCCCAAGAATTTCCTTTGCCAAAGGAGGGTCTGTTTCCCCTGCTCGAAACTCCAACGCCAAGCTGAGAAGCTGTGACGTCTACATTGGGTTCCATGGCCAAAACCCGAACCTGGTTCGCTTCTGCAAATGGCTTAAATCAGAGCTTGAGCTTCAGGGCATTGCTTGTTTTGTTGCTGACAGAGCTAAGTACTCAGACACTCAGAGCCAGGAGATTGCTGACAGAGTTATCTGCTCTGTTACTTATGGAGTTGTGGTTGTTACCAGCTCAAGTTTTCTTAACCATTTGAGCCTGGAGGAGGTGAGGTTCTTTGCCCAGAAAAAGAATCTGTTTCCTGTGTTTTTCGACACTGGGCCGGGTGAGATTATGGGTCTGCTCAATTACAATTCGATTGATAAGGAGCGTAAGGAGGGCATTGATGGGTTGATGAAGTGTATTGAGTTCAAGCTGGAGGCCAATGAGGGTAACTGGAGAACCATTGTGTCAAAAGCCGCCGGGGTTTTGAGGGCAAAGCTTGGGAGGAAGAGTGTGTCTTTGACTGAGCTTGAGGCTGTTGATGAGCTGCCTTTTCCGAGGAACAGGTTTTTCGtggggagagagaaggagatGATGGAAATCGAGACTGCTTTGTTTGGTTCTTGTGGGGATTACTTGGAGCAAGAATGCTCTGTGGTTAAAGGAGAAGCTAGTGGACAATCAGAAGGTTTGGCTGATGAGGAAAGTGAAGTGGTTACAACTAGAGGGAGGTACATTAATTTGGAGATGGGGAAATGTAAAGAGCCTAATTTGGAGGCTTGGATTGAGCCAATTGTGGGGCGAAATTCGTTCAAGAGATCGAAGCACAAGAAGTCGAAAAGTGGGAATTGTAAGAGCTTGGGTAGCAGTGTGATCTGCATAAATGGGGTTCCTGGCATTGGGAAGACTGAGCTTGCTTTGGAGTTTGCTTACAGGTATTCGCAACGGTACAGGATGGTGTTGTGGATTGGGGGTGAGGCTAGGTATTTTAGGCAGAACATATTAAATCTGTCTCAAAATTTGGGATTGGATGTGAGTGCTGATCCAGAGAAGGATCGGGGGAGAATCCGAAACTTTGAGGAGCAAGAGTTTGAGGCATTCAAGAGGGTGAAGAGGGAGCTGTTCAGGGACATGCCTTATTTGATTGTGATTGATAATCTTGAGACTGAGAGGGAGTGGTGGGAAGGGAAGGATCTACATGACTTGATCCCAAGGAATACAGGAGGCTCTCATGTGATCATCACTAGTAGATTGTCCAAGGTAATGAATTTCGACGCAATGCAGCTCCCACCATTACCGGTATCAGATGCAATGGTTTTGATTAGagggaggaaaaagaaagagtaCCCATCTGAGGAGTTGGAGTTTCTAATGAAGTTTGATGAGAAATTAGGGAGGCTGAGCTTTGGTTTGTGGCTGGTTGGGTCACTGCTTTCGGAACTAGCTATCGCACCTTCTGCTCTATTTGAAGCTATCAACCAAGTCCAACTTGATGAAGGTTCACCTTGTCCTTTCTTAAGCATCACCGAAGAGCAGTACTGCAAAAACAATCCTTTCCTGATGAAAGTCTTGTCCTTTTGCTTCGCCGTGTTGCAAGAATCGAGGGGGAAAACAAACCTTCTTGCCTCGAGAATGCTTCTAGTTGGTGCCTGGTTTGCCCCAACGCCTATTTCCTTGACTCTTCTTACCACTGCAGCTAAGAATATGCCTGCCACTAAAAGCCGGCTTAGGAAGTGGAGTAATTGCATGAGTATCACATTTGGTTGCTTCACACCGCAAACATGGAAGAATACTGAAGAAGACTCGGCCCTTCTTCTTGTTAAGCTAGGACTGGCGCGAGCAGCCAAGAAGCCATTCGGAAACTGGATTCAGTTTCATCCCATAACTCAGGTTTATACAAAGCGAAAAGAAGGTTTAGTAGCAGCCAAGGCAACAGTTCAGGGCATAAGGAAAATTGGCAATCCATTGGTGAACTTGGACCATCTATGGGCTACTGCATTCCTTGTTTTTGGGTTCAAATCTGAGCCTCCTCTTGTCCAACTCAAGGCAATCGACATGGTTCTGTACATCAAGAAGACAGCCCTCCCACTCGCAATTAGGGCCTTCACAACCTTCTCCAGATGCAACTCAGCATTAGAACTCTTAAAGGTCTGCACAAACGTACTCGAGGAAGTAGAGAAGTCTTTCGTCTCCCAAATACAAGATTGGTGCCACGGCTCGCTGTGCTGGAAGAGCAAGCTGCAAAGTAACCAGAGGGTGGATGAGTACGTGTGGCAAGACGTGACGTTGCTGAAGGCAACATTGCTGGAGACGAGAGCGAAATTGCTGTTACGGGGCGGGCATTTCGACAGCGGGGAAGAGCTGTGCAGAACTTGCATTAGTATCAGAACAGTGATGCTGGGTCATAACCACACTCAAACCTTAGCAGCTCAAGAGACTTTGGCAAAGCTAGTAAGAATGAGGAGCAAGATATAA
- the LOC112164885 gene encoding WPP domain-interacting protein 1, translating to MDLGSEYVDDNHVNPEPVSHGVDDADDGDSVEVRNNGSSANGIGNGPGTRAPAVDLTLSAGKSPGGGGGSNPASKGQGLRRWKRIPRLLGNDGGGNSVDDSSRKRGMSGSEIPVKARNAPVEVDHNNSEGSVGSVNMVRNSGGADGFGFGFGGASPDSRFGVGPVFAARADSDNSEDRSSKSSTAASAPKGRYDVPVPVNQPRNRVKNASTKSWSNSAQSSQPGRGRSESSKKHRGDRVKIEKENSHSSMESDSRSSNFVFMQNAPLSSNGKQSRRSMSQEGENSDEAHASEQQFSEEVQTGYRRENAVEVEDFSQDLDADLSWEGKLRKSKKHGSFADMDPLAESMFNFQTVQEALQKEVQKFGEIGKEPISRGDNSVKPIDPSSSDPEIIESNLSDQLGSEKIGRTFSNSLEAQILSLKQHVKLMEGELDETRARLQVKESRVAELEDILNISKSFKEESGSTVELQEEQYRELEAEVEILFRQKIEAEVEYIVIKTTTQKVKFATGDQIALIEEQEAVAGEQARILNKLGEAQIRASKLKERTEELGKYCGDVLGTEEVFTMQKKLCKVSSCFFVQLLLLALAIWFFLLQSSPPQGTVVPT from the exons ATGGATTTGGGGAGTGAATATGTGGATGATAATCATGTAAACCCAGAACCTGTGTCCCATGGTGTTGATGATGCTGATGATGGGGATAGTGTTGAGGTTAGGAACAATGGGTCCTCTGCTAATGGGATTGGAAATGGACCTGGGACTAGAGCTCCAGCGGTGGATTTGACTCTTTCGGCCGGGAAATCACCCGGTGGTGGTGGAGGGTCGAATCCTGCTTCGAAGGGGCAAGGCTTGAGGAGGTGGAAGCGAATTCCGAGACTTTTGGGTAATGATGGAGGTGGCAATTCAGTAGATGATTCTAGTAGGAAGCGGGGTATGTCGGGTTCTGAAATTCCGGTTAAGGCTAGGAATGCTCCGGTTGAGGTTGATCATAATAACAGTGAGGGCTCGGTTGGATCCGTGAATATGGTGAGAAATTCGGGAGGTGCTGATGgctttggatttggatttggtggTGCTAGTCCGGATTCTAGATTTGGTGTTGGTCCTGTTTTTGCTGCTCGTGCAGATTCTGATAACAGTGAGGATCGGAGTAGTAAGTCTTCCACAGCTGCCAGTGCTCCAAAGGGCAGGTATGACGTGCCTGTACCAGTAAACCAACCACGGAATAGGGTGAAGAATGCTAGCACAAAGAGTTGGAGTAATTCAGCTCAAAGTTCTCAACCGGGGAGGGGACGGAGTGAAAGCAGTAAGAAGCATAGAGGAGACAGGGTCAAAATCGAGAAGGAAAACTCTCATTCCAGCATGGAATCTGACTCAAGAAGCTCCAACTTTGTCTTTATGCAGAATGCACCTCTGTCTAGTAATGGGAAGCAAAGTAGAAGATCAATGAGTCAGGAAGGAGAAAATAGTGATGAAGCTCATGCAAGTGAGCAACAATTCAGTGAAGAAGTTCAAACTGGTTATCGGAGAGAGAATGCGGTAGAAGTTGAAGATTTTTCACAAGATTTAGATGCCGACTTGTCATGGGAGGGTAAGCTACGCAAAAGCAAGAAGCATGGGTCCTTTGCGGATATGGATCCTCTAGCTGAGTCTATGTTCAACTTCCAGACTGTACAAGAAGCACTCCAGAAAG AGGTTCAGAAATTTGGGGAGATTGGGAAAGAACCTATATCACGAGGTGATAATTCAGTGAAGCCTATTGACCCCTCTTCAAGTGATCCggaaattattgaatccaatcTATCTGATCAGTTGGGTTCTGAAAAGATTGGACGAACTTTTTCGAATTCCTTGGAAGCACAGATATTGAGTTTGAAACAGCATGTGAAACTTATGGAAGGCGAGCTGGATGAGACTAGGGCTAGGCTTCAGGTGAAGGAGTCCAGGGTTGCTGAACTGGAAGATATTCTTAACATTAGCAAGTCTTTTAAAGAAGAATCAGGTAGTACCGTAGAGTTACAGGAGGAACAATACAGAGAGCTAGAGGCTGAGGTTGAGATCTTGTTCAGGCAAAAGATTGAAGCGGAGGTTGAGTATATTGTAATAAAAACTACAACACAGAAGGTGAAGTTTGCTACAGGTGACCAAATTGCACTCATTGAGGAGCAAGAAGCAGTAGCTGGAGAACAAGCGCGGATACTGAACAAGCTTGGGGAAGCACAAATTAGGGCTTCAAAGCTAAAAGAACGAACAGAGGAATTGGGAAAGTATTGCGGAGATGTTTTAGGGACAGAAGAGGTCTTTACTATGCAGAAGAAATTATGTAAGGTTAGCTCATGTTTTTTTGTCCAGTTGCTTTTGTTGGCTTTAGCCATCtggttttttttgttacaatcaTCTCCCCCTCAAGGGACGGTTGTACCCACCTGA